In Onychostoma macrolepis isolate SWU-2019 chromosome 14, ASM1243209v1, whole genome shotgun sequence, a single window of DNA contains:
- the foxo4 gene encoding forkhead box protein O4, with product MEEENVPPIDPDFEPQSRPRSCTWPLPRPDISAVKAGGADGSESAAGTPPTEEDKHEPQPIISEPEKVAVSEGGAIAGVGGATPRKGSSRRNAWGNQSYADLISQAIENSPEKRLTLAQIYDWMVKTVPYFKDKGDSNSSAGWKNSIRHNLSLHNKFLRVHNESTGKSSWWMLNPEGGKTGKAPRRRAASMDNSSKLLKSRIRAKQTKKQAGAAGIGGSGGALQGEGASGAGGADSPGPSGQFGKWGVNSSSPSSRGSLDDPDMWTSFRPRTSSNASTLSGRLSPIATGQEDEDDLPEDGLLGGYSTGNLPPTLTETLMEELDLIDGLTLMTGPQGGASPSTAPPAPPQPLPSASTLLPRGSSFSSFRQLQPTKATQGSTPPGPQSSVQPSTGSSTSQSSFGNSLFSPLPGPGHSGFNTHVPSSLEALLTSDSPPPSDVMMTQMDPLMPSQGGGRLLGLGGSMSSSQAKAGQMLLSKGIDTSAVGQMNLQPQPQLQHSQMGFGMMHSAMSQEPPQLATVKTQHQVPGAGLLQHGAIPSPGGNGGLQGLGQFATPPCFMPSQDRLPTDLDIDMFTENLDCDVEYIINSDLMDGDLVDFNFDPIIQGGQGYTGPTTTQSSSHNWVPS from the exons ATGGAGGAAGAAAACGTACCCCCGATTGACCCAGATTTTGAGCCGCAGAGCAGACCGAGGTCATGTACATGGCCGCTGCCTAGACCCGACATCTCAGCTGTCAAAGCCGGGGGGGCCGATGGCTCAGAGTCTGCTGCTGGAACTCCGCCCACCGAGGAAGATAAACACGAGCCTCAGCCAATCATATCCGAGCCTGAGAAAGTCGCCGTCTCGGAGGGCGGGGCTATCGCTGGAGTGGGCGGAGCCACGCCTCGAAAAGGCTCTTCCAGGCGTAATGCCTGGGGTAATCAGTCCTACGCAGATCTGATCAGCCAGGCGATTGAAAACTCGCCAGAAAAACGACTTACTCTGGCTCAGATCTACGATTGGATGGTAAAAACGGTGCCGTATTTTAAGGACAAAGGAGACAGTAACAGTTCTGCTGGGTGGAAG AACTCCATTCGCCACAATTTATCACTCCACAACAAGTTCCTGAGAGTGCACAATGAGTCGACTGGAAAGAGCTCTTGGTGGATGCTCAACCCCGAGGGGGGAAAAACCGGCAAAGCCCCTCGCCGCCGGGCTGCCTCGATGGACAACAGCAGCAAATTGCTTAAAAGCCGTATACGAGCAAAGCAAACTAAAAAGCAGGCTGGAGCGGCTGGGATCGGAGGCTCTGGAGGTGCCCTGCAGGGTGAGGGTGCCTCCGGCGCTGGCGGTGCGGACAGTCCCGGCCCTTCAGGTCAGTTCGGAAAATGGGGAGTGAACAGCAGCAGCCCTTCCTCTCGCGGCAGCCTGGACGACCCCGACATGTGGACGAGTTTTAGGCCACGTACAAGCTCCAATGCCAGCACGCTGAGTGGGAGGCTTTCTCCCATTGCCACGGGGCAGGAGGACGAGGATGACCTACCTGAAGACGGCCTTCTTGGTGGCTATTCTACAGGGAATCTTCCCCCAACACTAACTGAGACACTAATGGAAGAGCTGGATTTGATTGATGGGCTCACTTTAATGACTGGGCCGCAAGGTGGTGCGAGTCCAAGCACAGCTCCTCCAGCCCCACCTCAGCCTTTGCCCTCGGCATCCACCCTGCTGCCTCGAGGGTCCAGCTTTTCTTCATTTCGGCAGCTGCAGCCAACGAAGGCTACACAGGGATCTACTCCACCAGGGCCGCAGAGCTCAGTTCAACCCAGCACCGGATCCAGCACAAGCCAGTCAAGCTTCGGAAACTCGCTCTTCAGTCCTCTGCCCGGTCCGGGTCACAGTGGTTTTAACACTCACGTGCCCTCTAGCCTCGAAGCGCTCCTGACCTCCGATTCGCCCCCACCCAGCGATGTTATGATGACCCAGATGGATCCTCTCATGCCGAGCCAAGGAGGTGGCAGGCTTTTGGGGCTCGGGGGATCTATGTCCAGCAGCCAAGCTAAGGCAGGTCAGATGTTGCTGAGCAAAGGCATTGACACAAGCGCAGTGGGGCAGATGAACCTCCAGCCTCAACCCCAACTCCAGCACTCACAGATGGGCTTTGGAATGATGCACTCGGCCATGAGCCAGGAACCGCCTCAGCTCGCAACTGTAAAGACCCAGCATCAGGTGCCAGGCGCTGGGCTTCTGCAGCACGGAGCTATCCCGTCACCTGGTGGGAACGGAGGCCTGCAAGGTCTAGGCCAGTTTGCAACACCGCCCTGCTTCATGCCCTCCCAGGACCGTCTGCCTACAGACTTGGATATCGACATGTTCACTGAAAACCTGGACTGTGATGTGGAATATATCATCAACAGTGATCTTATGGATGGAGACCTGGTTGACTTCAATTTTGACCCCATCATACAGGGTGGACAGGGCTATACTGGGCCAACAACCACACAGAGCTCCTCCCACAACTGGGTGCCCAGTTAA